Proteins from one Streptomyces sp. NBC_00390 genomic window:
- the ggt gene encoding gamma-glutamyltransferase: MRRPTARNVSFLAVAAAVVSIGAAVPPTHAPPASTPPVKTPVAVGQGGAVASVDADASAAGIEVLRRGGNAVDAAVATAAALGVTEPYSAGIGGGGFFVYYDARSRTVHTIDGRETAPRSADASLFLENGRPIPFEEGMTSGRGVGTPGTPATWETALDAWGSRPLRQLLRPAQHLAEHGFTVDATFRSQTEANRARFADFPATAELFLPGGELPVVGTVFKNPDLARTYREIGREGVGPLYHGPIAEDIVRTVRKPPVRDGATRVVRPGDLTLRDLRAYETVRRAPTKVSYRGLDVYGMGPVSSGGTSVGEALNMLERTDLSKASQAQYLHRFIEASRIAFADRGRWVGDPAFEDVPARGLLSQRFADSRACLIKDDAVLSSPLAPGDPADPVDCGSTGAAAPTTYEGENTTHLTTADKWGNVVAYTLTIESTGGSGITVPGRGFLLNNELTDFSFAPADPAVHDPNLPGPGKRPRSSMAPTIVLDHGRPVLALGSPGGATIITTVLQTLTGHLDRGLPLVEAIAAPRASQRNQTTTELEPGLWNSPLRAELEAIGHGFRQNPEIGAATGIQRLADGRWLAAAEKVRRGGGSAMVVRPSR, encoded by the coding sequence ATGCGTCGCCCCACCGCACGGAATGTGTCGTTTCTGGCTGTTGCCGCGGCCGTGGTCTCGATCGGGGCGGCCGTACCGCCCACCCACGCGCCACCGGCCTCGACGCCGCCCGTCAAGACGCCGGTGGCCGTCGGTCAGGGCGGCGCGGTCGCCAGCGTCGACGCCGACGCATCGGCCGCCGGGATCGAGGTGCTGCGGCGTGGGGGCAACGCCGTCGATGCGGCGGTCGCCACCGCCGCCGCTCTCGGCGTGACGGAGCCGTACTCGGCCGGCATCGGTGGAGGCGGCTTCTTCGTCTACTACGACGCCAGGTCCCGTACGGTGCACACGATCGACGGCCGCGAAACGGCACCGCGCTCCGCCGACGCCTCCCTCTTCCTGGAGAACGGCAGGCCGATTCCGTTCGAGGAGGGGATGACCAGCGGGCGCGGGGTCGGCACTCCCGGCACCCCCGCCACGTGGGAGACCGCCCTGGACGCCTGGGGCAGCAGGCCGTTGCGGCAGCTGCTGCGGCCCGCGCAGCACCTTGCCGAGCACGGCTTCACCGTCGACGCGACCTTCCGTTCCCAGACCGAGGCCAACCGCGCCCGGTTCGCGGACTTCCCCGCCACCGCGGAGCTGTTCCTGCCGGGCGGCGAGCTGCCGGTCGTCGGCACGGTCTTCAAGAACCCCGACCTGGCCCGCACCTACCGGGAGATCGGCCGCGAGGGCGTCGGCCCGCTCTACCACGGCCCCATTGCCGAGGACATCGTCCGCACGGTGCGCAAGCCCCCGGTCCGCGACGGCGCCACCCGGGTGGTGCGCCCCGGCGACCTGACCCTGCGCGACCTGCGCGCGTACGAGACGGTGCGCCGCGCGCCCACCAAGGTGTCCTACCGCGGCCTCGACGTGTACGGCATGGGGCCGGTCTCGTCGGGCGGTACGAGCGTCGGTGAGGCGCTCAACATGCTGGAGCGCACCGACCTGTCCAAGGCCTCGCAGGCGCAGTATCTGCACCGCTTCATCGAGGCGAGCCGGATCGCGTTCGCGGACCGCGGGCGGTGGGTCGGCGATCCGGCCTTCGAGGACGTACCGGCCCGGGGGCTGCTGTCGCAGCGGTTCGCGGACTCGCGCGCATGCCTGATCAAGGACGACGCCGTGCTGAGCAGCCCGCTGGCGCCGGGCGACCCGGCCGACCCCGTCGACTGCGGGTCCACGGGGGCGGCCGCCCCGACCACGTACGAGGGTGAGAACACGACCCATCTGACGACTGCCGACAAGTGGGGCAACGTCGTCGCGTACACGCTGACGATCGAGTCCACGGGCGGCAGCGGCATCACCGTCCCCGGGCGCGGCTTCCTGCTCAACAACGAGCTGACGGACTTCTCCTTCGCCCCGGCCGACCCGGCGGTGCATGACCCGAACCTGCCCGGTCCCGGCAAGCGGCCGCGGTCCTCCATGGCGCCGACGATCGTGCTCGACCACGGCCGTCCCGTGCTGGCGCTCGGTTCGCCGGGTGGCGCGACCATCATCACCACGGTGCTGCAGACCCTGACGGGGCATCTGGACCGGGGCCTGCCCCTGGTCGAGGCGATCGCGGCGCCGCGCGCCAGCCAGCGCAACCAGACGACCACCGAGCTCGAGCCCGGGCTCTGGAACAGCCCGCTGCGGGCCGAACTGGAGGCGATCGGCCACGGGTTCCGGCAGAATCCGGAGATCGGCGCGGCCACCGGCATCCAGCGGCTGGCTGACGGCCGCTGGCTCGCGGCGGCCGAGAAGGTCAGGAGGGGCGGCGGCTCGGCGATGGTGGTGCGTCCCAGCAGGTGA
- a CDS encoding PPOX class F420-dependent oxidoreductase — translation MSAEKFASARYVSVTTFRKNGTGVATPVWFAVDGDELFVWTRTDSWKVRRLRNDSRVVITVCDARGNIAEGAPTAEGTARLLDQEGTAAVRRLLARKYTWQFWIVDWPAMIVRLGKRPHTGIAVTF, via the coding sequence GTGAGTGCCGAGAAGTTCGCCAGCGCCAGGTACGTCAGCGTCACCACGTTCCGCAAGAACGGGACCGGGGTGGCCACGCCCGTGTGGTTCGCGGTGGACGGTGATGAGCTGTTCGTGTGGACACGGACGGACTCGTGGAAAGTGAGGCGCCTGCGCAACGACAGCCGCGTGGTGATCACGGTGTGCGACGCACGGGGCAACATCGCCGAGGGCGCGCCTACTGCGGAGGGAACGGCGCGGCTGCTGGACCAGGAGGGCACCGCGGCGGTGCGCAGACTCCTGGCCCGTAAGTACACCTGGCAGTTCTGGATCGTCGACTGGCCCGCGATGATCGTCCGGCTGGGCAAAAGACCGCACACCGGCATTGCGGTCACGTTCTGA
- a CDS encoding VOC family protein, which translates to MTVRRVVPNIRTHDMHRSREFYDLLGFEEVMNHGWIVTLASPAHPAAQVGIMTGDRTAPVTPDMSVEVDDVDAAYVALRERGAEIVHPLQDEPWGVRRFFVRDPDDRVVNVLSHR; encoded by the coding sequence ATGACCGTTCGCCGAGTGGTGCCCAACATCCGGACCCACGACATGCACAGGAGCCGGGAGTTCTACGATCTGCTGGGCTTCGAGGAAGTCATGAACCACGGCTGGATCGTGACCCTCGCCTCCCCGGCCCACCCGGCGGCGCAGGTCGGCATCATGACCGGGGACAGGACCGCACCGGTGACGCCTGACATGAGCGTGGAGGTGGACGACGTGGACGCCGCCTACGTGGCGCTGCGGGAGCGTGGCGCGGAGATCGTCCACCCGCTCCAGGACGAGCCGTGGGGAGTGCGCCGCTTCTTCGTCCGTGACCCCGACGACCGGGTGGTCAACGTGCTGAGCCACCGCTGA
- a CDS encoding cytochrome P450, which translates to MSVPDVFDPRIYAAGLPHNAFRLLRDHNPVAWQQEYEVLGWPPGPGFWAVTRHADVVRVLKDTTVFSSHLGATQIRDPDPADLPFIRRMMLNQDPSPHFAGQAPSDHGRLRRLVSRAFVPGRIDRFTAAARSRARQLLTRARESGGEFDLVHTVTDDYALLNLADLLGVPESDRGLLLTWTERVIAYQDPEEPPVLGPDGRPVNPRSPAMLQEMFEYAQQLAAYKRRHPADDVMTALAGSALLDAELEMFFFLLTVAGNDTVRSAAPGGFLALVEHPEEQRRLRAGEVDLDRAVDELLRWHPPVLSFRRTAAQDVTLAGQPIRAGDKVVVLHASANYDEGVFQEPLRLDLSRTPNPHVSFGDGPHVCLGAHFARLQLRVLHEEALRLLPPYVPAGPPRRLVSNFINGLKSLPLTVTRPSA; encoded by the coding sequence ATGAGCGTGCCCGATGTCTTCGATCCGCGGATCTACGCCGCAGGGCTGCCGCACAACGCCTTCCGTCTCCTGCGCGACCACAACCCCGTGGCCTGGCAACAGGAGTACGAGGTCCTGGGCTGGCCGCCCGGACCGGGATTCTGGGCCGTGACCCGCCACGCCGACGTGGTCCGGGTCCTCAAGGACACCACTGTCTTCTCCTCGCACCTCGGCGCCACCCAGATCCGTGACCCCGACCCGGCCGATCTCCCTTTCATCCGCCGCATGATGCTCAACCAGGACCCCTCCCCTCATTTCGCGGGTCAGGCGCCGTCGGACCACGGGCGGCTGCGGCGGCTGGTGAGCCGGGCCTTCGTCCCGGGCCGCATCGACCGCTTCACCGCCGCCGCGCGTTCGCGTGCTCGGCAACTCCTCACCAGGGCCAGGGAATCGGGCGGCGAGTTCGACCTGGTGCACACCGTCACCGACGACTACGCCCTGCTCAATCTCGCCGATCTGCTCGGTGTGCCCGAGAGTGACCGCGGACTGCTGCTGACGTGGACCGAGCGCGTCATCGCCTATCAGGACCCCGAGGAACCACCGGTGCTCGGCCCCGACGGCAGGCCCGTCAACCCCCGTTCACCGGCCATGCTGCAGGAGATGTTCGAGTACGCGCAGCAGCTCGCCGCGTACAAGCGCCGCCATCCTGCCGACGACGTCATGACCGCGCTCGCCGGGTCCGCACTCCTCGACGCCGAGCTGGAGATGTTCTTCTTCCTGCTCACGGTCGCGGGCAACGACACCGTGCGCAGCGCCGCGCCCGGGGGCTTTCTCGCCCTGGTCGAACACCCTGAGGAGCAGCGCAGGCTACGGGCCGGAGAGGTGGACCTGGACCGTGCCGTCGACGAACTGCTGCGGTGGCATCCCCCGGTCCTGAGCTTCCGCCGGACCGCCGCACAGGACGTCACCCTCGCAGGGCAGCCGATCCGCGCCGGAGACAAGGTCGTCGTCCTCCACGCGTCCGCCAACTACGACGAGGGCGTCTTTCAGGAGCCGCTGCGCCTCGACCTGTCGCGTACGCCGAATCCGCACGTCTCCTTCGGGGACGGCCCGCACGTCTGCCTCGGCGCACACTTCGCCCGCCTCCAGCTGCGGGTGCTGCACGAGGAGGCGCTGCGCCTGCTGCCGCCGTACGTGCCGGCGGGCCCGCCGCGCCGGCTGGTGTCCAACTTCATCAACGGGCTCAAATCGCTTCCACTGACAGTGACGCGACCGAGCGCGTAA
- a CDS encoding glycoside hydrolase family 75 protein, with protein MSARGEESADVPGLPVPEPSDLPGFPEALELGDVPGVPEPPDVPDAPDVPGVSGAPGAPGVPETPEQPGLPEAAEGSVTAAQLLAKVAKCKQISKGKYRTDQKASASIPVCDAGNAVFWKADMDIDCDGRRTTRCNRRTDPSFQEATAFLQSDGAYLNAEKLPFIVVPTPSTIWNYKSSGIRGGSVAAVVYRGKVQYAVVGDTGPTGIIGEASYATAKALGIAPNPATGGTPSGVTYIVFKNSKASPIESHGAAVTLGERLAKNFVKSR; from the coding sequence GTGTCTGCAAGGGGGGAAGAGTCCGCCGATGTCCCCGGGCTCCCCGTTCCCGAGCCCAGTGATCTCCCGGGGTTTCCTGAGGCGCTCGAGCTCGGCGATGTTCCCGGAGTTCCTGAGCCCCCCGATGTTCCCGATGCCCCTGATGTTCCCGGCGTTTCCGGTGCGCCCGGTGCGCCCGGTGTTCCCGAGACCCCGGAGCAGCCCGGCCTTCCCGAGGCCGCCGAAGGGTCGGTGACCGCGGCCCAGCTGCTGGCGAAGGTCGCGAAGTGCAAGCAGATCTCCAAGGGCAAGTACCGCACCGACCAGAAGGCCTCGGCGAGCATCCCCGTCTGCGATGCCGGGAACGCCGTGTTCTGGAAGGCGGACATGGACATCGACTGCGACGGCCGGCGCACCACGCGCTGCAACCGCCGGACCGATCCGTCCTTCCAGGAGGCGACCGCCTTCCTGCAGTCCGACGGCGCCTACCTGAACGCCGAGAAACTGCCCTTCATCGTGGTGCCCACGCCCAGCACGATCTGGAACTACAAGTCGTCCGGCATCCGAGGCGGTTCGGTCGCGGCCGTCGTGTACCGCGGCAAGGTGCAGTACGCGGTCGTGGGCGACACGGGCCCCACGGGGATCATCGGCGAGGCGTCGTACGCCACGGCGAAGGCGCTGGGCATCGCCCCGAACCCCGCCACGGGCGGGACTCCTTCGGGGGTCACGTACATCGTCTTCAAGAACTCGAAGGCGTCGCCGATCGAGAGCCATGGCGCGGCCGTCACCCTCGGTGAGCGCCTCGCGAAGAACTTCGTCAAGAGCCGCTAG
- a CDS encoding nitrilase-related carbon-nitrogen hydrolase codes for MANVVRAALVQATWTGDTESMIAKHEEHAREAARQGAKVIGFQEVFNAPYFCQVQEPEHYRWAEPVPDGPTVRRMQELARETGMVIVVPVFEIEGAGFYYNTAAVIDADGTYLGKYRKHHIPQVKGFWEKYYFRPGNAGWPVFDTAVGKVGVYICYDRHFPEGWRQLGLQGAQLVYNPSATSRGLSAYLWQLEQPAAAVANEYFIAAINRVGQEEYGDNDFYGTSYFVDPRGQFVGETASDKAEELLVRDLDFDLIDVVRQQWAFYRDRRPDAYDGLVQP; via the coding sequence ATGGCCAATGTCGTACGCGCAGCTCTGGTCCAGGCCACCTGGACGGGCGACACCGAATCGATGATTGCCAAACATGAGGAACACGCCCGTGAGGCGGCCCGGCAGGGCGCCAAGGTGATCGGATTCCAAGAGGTCTTCAACGCCCCCTACTTCTGCCAGGTCCAGGAGCCCGAGCACTACCGCTGGGCCGAGCCCGTCCCGGACGGTCCGACCGTCCGACGGATGCAGGAACTCGCCCGCGAGACCGGCATGGTGATCGTGGTTCCGGTCTTCGAGATCGAGGGGGCGGGCTTCTACTACAACACCGCCGCCGTGATCGACGCCGACGGCACGTACCTCGGCAAGTACCGCAAGCACCACATTCCGCAGGTCAAAGGCTTCTGGGAAAAGTACTACTTCAGGCCCGGCAACGCCGGCTGGCCCGTGTTCGACACGGCGGTCGGCAAGGTCGGCGTATATATCTGCTACGACCGCCACTTCCCCGAGGGCTGGCGCCAACTCGGTCTGCAAGGCGCACAGTTGGTCTACAACCCGTCCGCCACCTCGCGCGGCCTTTCCGCCTACCTCTGGCAGTTGGAGCAGCCCGCGGCCGCCGTCGCCAACGAGTACTTCATCGCCGCGATCAACCGCGTCGGCCAGGAGGAGTACGGCGACAACGACTTCTACGGGACGAGCTACTTCGTCGACCCCCGCGGGCAGTTCGTCGGCGAGACCGCCAGTGACAAGGCCGAGGAACTCCTCGTCCGCGACCTCGACTTCGACCTGATCGACGTCGTACGCCAGCAGTGGGCGTTCTACCGCGACCGGCGCCCCGACGCCTACGACGGGCTGGTGCAGCCGTGA